The Borreliella mayonii genome has a segment encoding these proteins:
- the bamA gene encoding outer membrane protein assembly factor BamA codes for MGSIRGLFFVSFLIFFVVFSFGQVENYKGKIIKDINFEGLKNKKERDFINILKPYIGLAYSNEIFDKLQIDLYSLDYFSGLIKPMFKIDGEDLFITFIVKEKSLVNSVVFSDSSRVFWNSELVEKVNIKTNEPLNLASVNKGIDKLEEMYKDMGYFEVSANFEIKEEGNLVDIIFNIVAGPKYVVKGIDFEGNLSFKSSTLRKSLASRVVSLFSDGKYLKSNVDKDKRQLESFYKNNGYIDVKIINSTVDIKDSLKDSKRLEKEVFLKYFLSEGNVFRFGKLEISGNSVFSLEELKSFITFSEGDIFNNSKFEQDFAKIKESYFKEGYIFTEIIPSQKIRGEFVDLLIKILEKDKAHIESITVSKNKNTASHVILREIPLQDGDVFSLDKFKMGMANLQQLGYFSNVIPDIVPGNTEGLMKINLNIEERATSNFGFGMNFGGNSNSSFPFSVFGQWELSNFLGEGYYFAARLNLSFLEQSLSLTFRDNWFFQKRWTVGGFIDFSHSVNTAYQDINGPIFSGKREVPDPFTSWEEYRDAKSFSDFNAMNYSLLKLSFGGFTGYTFSNYLGKQTLLGTLQTALKYVFYDNEINRPSNYYLRDNYKTFRFENSLSLSAAWDTRNSTSLSNNGFLLKQQFDFFGGFLFGQSHFIKSSTTFERYFSLLGYEDVFTPYFDIILTLRSVYSNILPPLGNGFEIEIQPHHHIVLSENFMQARGWGILKNIYSSFVNTVQISIPLLKNILVWDAFFIDFASYSLEGQENSLFRPFSSFVFSWGTGIRSLLPQLPLSFVIAYPFYFDNDKVNSYYKYFSGFKFFLGIEMRY; via the coding sequence ATGGGTTCAATTAGAGGTTTGTTTTTTGTAAGTTTTTTAATATTTTTTGTTGTTTTTAGTTTTGGTCAAGTTGAAAATTATAAAGGGAAAATAATAAAGGATATTAATTTTGAAGGACTTAAGAATAAGAAGGAGAGAGATTTTATTAATATTTTAAAACCTTACATTGGCTTAGCATATTCTAATGAAATTTTTGATAAATTACAAATTGATCTTTATTCTCTTGATTATTTTTCTGGGCTTATTAAGCCTATGTTTAAAATAGATGGTGAGGATCTTTTTATCACATTTATTGTAAAAGAAAAATCTTTAGTTAATTCTGTTGTTTTTTCTGATAGCAGTAGAGTTTTTTGGAATAGCGAGCTTGTTGAAAAGGTGAATATTAAGACCAATGAGCCTTTAAATCTTGCAAGTGTTAATAAAGGTATTGATAAGCTTGAAGAGATGTATAAAGATATGGGATATTTTGAGGTTTCTGCAAATTTTGAAATCAAAGAAGAAGGAAATTTAGTTGATATTATTTTCAATATAGTAGCTGGACCTAAATATGTTGTTAAAGGGATTGACTTTGAAGGAAATTTAAGCTTTAAAAGCAGTACTTTGAGAAAATCTTTAGCATCAAGAGTAGTATCTCTTTTCTCAGATGGCAAATATTTAAAAAGTAATGTTGATAAGGACAAGCGTCAATTAGAGTCTTTTTATAAAAATAATGGATATATTGATGTTAAGATTATCAATAGTACTGTTGATATTAAAGATTCCCTTAAAGATTCTAAACGGCTAGAAAAGGAAGTTTTTTTGAAATATTTTCTTTCAGAAGGCAATGTTTTTAGATTTGGAAAGCTTGAAATTTCTGGTAATTCAGTTTTTAGTTTAGAGGAATTAAAAAGTTTTATTACCTTTAGTGAAGGTGATATTTTTAATAATTCTAAATTTGAGCAGGATTTTGCCAAAATTAAGGAAAGTTATTTTAAGGAGGGATATATTTTTACAGAAATTATTCCTTCACAAAAGATAAGAGGTGAGTTTGTCGATTTGTTGATTAAAATTTTAGAAAAGGATAAAGCTCATATTGAGTCTATTACTGTTTCTAAAAATAAAAATACAGCTTCGCATGTAATACTTAGAGAAATTCCTCTTCAAGATGGAGATGTTTTTAGTTTGGATAAGTTTAAGATGGGCATGGCGAACTTACAGCAACTTGGTTATTTTTCAAATGTAATTCCCGATATTGTTCCAGGCAATACGGAAGGGCTTATGAAAATAAATTTAAACATTGAGGAGCGAGCAACAAGTAATTTTGGATTTGGTATGAATTTTGGAGGCAATTCAAATTCTTCGTTTCCATTCTCAGTATTTGGGCAATGGGAGCTTTCTAATTTTTTAGGCGAAGGCTACTATTTTGCTGCAAGACTAAATTTATCTTTTTTAGAGCAAAGTCTTAGTTTGACATTTAGAGATAATTGGTTTTTTCAGAAAAGATGGACTGTAGGTGGATTTATAGATTTTTCACATTCTGTTAATACTGCTTATCAGGATATTAATGGGCCTATTTTTTCTGGCAAAAGGGAAGTTCCTGATCCATTTACAAGTTGGGAAGAATATCGAGATGCTAAAAGCTTTTCTGATTTTAATGCTATGAATTATTCTTTGCTTAAACTTAGTTTTGGAGGGTTTACAGGGTATACTTTTTCTAATTATCTTGGTAAGCAAACCCTTCTTGGTACTTTGCAAACCGCTTTAAAATATGTTTTTTATGATAATGAAATTAATAGGCCTTCAAATTATTATTTAAGAGATAATTACAAAACTTTTAGATTTGAAAATTCTCTTAGTTTGAGCGCAGCTTGGGATACAAGAAATTCTACCTCTTTATCTAATAATGGATTTTTACTTAAACAGCAGTTTGATTTTTTTGGTGGATTTTTATTTGGCCAGAGCCATTTTATTAAATCTTCTACAACCTTTGAGAGATATTTTTCTCTTTTAGGATATGAGGATGTGTTTACCCCTTATTTTGATATTATTTTGACCTTAAGGAGTGTCTATTCAAATATATTACCTCCTCTTGGTAATGGTTTTGAAATTGAAATTCAACCCCATCATCACATAGTTCTTAGTGAAAATTTCATGCAGGCTAGAGGTTGGGGGATTTTGAAAAATATTTACAGCTCCTTTGTAAATACTGTGCAAATATCTATTCCTTTGTTAAAAAATATTTTAGTTTGGGATGCTTTTTTTATAGATTTTGCTTCCTATTCTTTAGAAGGGCAAGAAAATTCTTTGTTTAGGCCTTTTAGTAGTTTTGTTTTTAGCTGGGGGACTGGAATTAGAAGTCTTTTGCCTCAATTGCCACTGTCTTTTGTAATAGCTTATCCTTTTTATTTTGACAATGATAAAGTTAACAGTTATTACAAATATTTTTCTGGATTTAAATTTTTCTTAGGAATTGAGATGAGATATTGA
- a CDS encoding OmpH family outer membrane protein, which translates to MFFLILPLFFLLSFNVFSIDVVKIGIVDFDRIVIEVLNPQLKANLDQIKNRYQEQINTLNLELKNLRQMYDKSIAANDLDNARSFGNQYNLKVDELKRVSSLAKNNLEQQRLANINSLNNNSESLSKILRGIQYVAEINGFSLIMKKNNPYILYHNSTVDITDDVVKHLLEKDNKNP; encoded by the coding sequence GTGTTTTTTTTGATTTTGCCATTGTTTTTTTTATTATCTTTTAATGTTTTTTCAATAGATGTTGTTAAAATAGGCATTGTTGATTTTGATAGAATTGTGATTGAAGTTTTAAATCCTCAATTGAAAGCTAATCTTGATCAAATAAAAAATCGGTATCAAGAACAAATAAATACATTAAATTTAGAACTTAAGAATTTAAGACAGATGTATGATAAATCGATTGCTGCTAATGACTTAGATAATGCAAGATCTTTTGGAAATCAATATAATTTGAAAGTTGATGAGCTAAAGAGAGTGTCTAGTTTGGCAAAAAATAATTTAGAACAGCAGAGATTGGCCAATATTAATAGTTTAAATAATAATAGTGAATCTTTAAGCAAAATACTTCGTGGTATTCAATATGTTGCAGAAATTAATGGGTTTTCTTTGATTATGAAAAAAAATAATCCGTATATTCTTTACCACAATAGCACTGTTGATATAACAGACGATGTTGTTAAGCATCTTTTGGAAAAGGACAATAAAAATCCTTAA
- the rimP gene encoding ribosome maturation factor RimP translates to MIKYFDKNNEVFNLIKDLTGRLDVEILEINIFRNKNNGKIQIVLYSKNFSLGIDLLADLHKMILLILEANLKYSFILELSTPGIDRKIKSDREFEIFEGKKIKLMLDNEFEEGFILESKPKSFIFKTDSKEVNVFYSDVKKAILV, encoded by the coding sequence TTGATTAAATATTTTGACAAAAATAATGAAGTTTTTAATTTGATAAAAGATTTAACAGGACGGCTAGATGTTGAAATATTAGAAATTAATATCTTTAGAAATAAAAATAATGGAAAAATTCAAATAGTTCTTTATAGTAAAAATTTTTCCTTAGGTATTGATTTGTTGGCTGATTTGCATAAGATGATTTTATTAATTTTAGAAGCAAATCTTAAATATAGTTTTATTTTAGAACTTTCTACTCCAGGAATAGATAGAAAAATAAAAAGTGACAGAGAGTTTGAAATTTTTGAAGGCAAAAAGATTAAGTTGATGCTAGATAATGAATTTGAAGAGGGTTTTATATTGGAGTCAAAACCAAAAAGTTTTATTTTTAAAACAGATAGCAAAGAAGTAAATGTTTTTTATAGTGATGTTAAGAAGGCTATATTAGTTTAA
- the mutS gene encoding DNA mismatch repair protein MutS — protein sequence MKKNVTPMMRQYLDIKKKYKDAILFFRVGSFYEMFFDDAIEASKLLNLTLTKRENVPMCGVPYHTSKEYIRKLILFDKKVAICEQASNSTSVGPLEREVVEVITPGVIIDEDFLNDDVNNYLVAISDYKNYYSFSYIDLSTSSLGIMFYENSFIEKLKRDLEKYSPKEIIVSENFYYEYSEKLNLSRFLINRVPTWHLDKDVAIKTIKEHFNILGLSPLGFDEEKPYYISIFLIINHIKNNLKNLLSNIDKIDINNDSLYMFLDDVTQVNLELVKNNNDFSSQYSLYSVLNDCKTAMGKRLLREYILNPILNISEINTRLDHVEFFCKNISLTMALRETFINIWDIERIISRIQMKRYIKKDFLFIEKALSVFFTVKRLFDKHNFDYWNFDKFEEDSISKVYFLINSAISSSPDELIKRGYDLKLDSLKDLKINANKYIDEYLESEKFLSKINNLKIRKTNNRGLFFEVTKSNYAQVPSHFIESQALNSSKRYKTEKLISLEADINNAEDNVVAFEQEIFDEIASNVVKHNKVLKKVAEFFAYIDLVVNFGYLAKKNEYERPVLTSGKEIFLDKSRHPVVERYVKNTEIFTENFVRINKEKHFCLITGPNMAGKSTYLRQVALITLMAHIGSFVPASKAVIGITDKIFCRIGASDNIAKGESTFLVEMNETANILRNATEKSLIIMDEVGRGTSTNDGLAIAYSIIEYILEYIKARSLFATHFHELSSINHKAFINLSMKIEKQGNDLVFLREVEEKPSLNSYGIYVARIAGLPLRVIDRANVILESLVGRKGSSCLEFFPCVSSDGNDKEVLKDDTDVHVKLNEYLELKNFISSIDINNITPFQSIELLNQLVLKVVSQSS from the coding sequence ATGAAAAAAAATGTTACCCCAATGATGAGGCAGTACTTAGATATCAAGAAAAAATATAAAGACGCTATTCTTTTTTTCAGAGTAGGAAGTTTTTATGAAATGTTTTTTGATGATGCAATTGAGGCAAGCAAGCTTCTTAATTTAACATTGACAAAAAGAGAAAATGTTCCAATGTGTGGTGTGCCTTACCATACTAGTAAGGAATATATAAGAAAATTAATTTTATTTGATAAAAAGGTTGCAATTTGTGAACAAGCCTCTAATTCTACTTCTGTGGGGCCTTTAGAAAGAGAGGTTGTTGAGGTAATAACCCCAGGTGTTATTATTGATGAAGATTTTTTAAATGATGATGTTAATAACTATTTAGTTGCTATTAGTGATTATAAAAATTATTATTCGTTTTCTTATATAGATTTATCTACTTCTAGTCTTGGGATAATGTTTTATGAGAATAGTTTTATTGAAAAGCTTAAAAGGGATCTTGAGAAATACTCTCCTAAAGAGATAATAGTTTCTGAAAATTTTTATTATGAATATTCAGAGAAGCTTAATCTTAGTCGGTTTTTAATTAATAGAGTGCCCACTTGGCATCTTGATAAGGATGTTGCAATAAAAACAATAAAGGAGCATTTTAACATACTTGGATTGAGCCCTCTTGGATTTGATGAAGAGAAGCCTTATTACATTTCAATTTTTCTCATTATAAATCATATAAAAAATAATTTAAAAAATTTATTAAGCAATATTGATAAAATAGATATTAATAATGATTCTTTATACATGTTTCTTGATGATGTAACTCAAGTTAATCTTGAACTTGTAAAAAATAATAATGATTTTTCTTCTCAATATTCATTATATTCTGTGTTAAATGATTGCAAAACTGCAATGGGAAAAAGACTTTTAAGAGAATATATTTTAAATCCAATTTTAAATATTTCTGAGATTAATACTAGACTAGATCATGTTGAATTTTTTTGCAAAAATATTAGCTTAACTATGGCTTTAAGGGAAACTTTTATTAATATATGGGATATTGAGAGAATAATATCTAGGATTCAAATGAAAAGATATATTAAAAAAGATTTTTTATTTATTGAAAAAGCTCTTTCTGTATTTTTTACGGTAAAAAGGTTATTTGACAAACATAATTTTGATTATTGGAATTTTGATAAGTTTGAAGAGGATAGCATTTCTAAGGTTTATTTTTTGATCAATAGTGCAATTTCAAGCTCGCCCGATGAGCTTATTAAAAGAGGTTATGATTTAAAGCTTGATAGCTTGAAAGATTTAAAGATTAATGCAAATAAATATATTGATGAATATCTTGAATCAGAAAAATTTCTTAGCAAAATCAATAACCTAAAGATTAGAAAAACTAATAATAGGGGATTATTTTTTGAAGTTACAAAGAGTAATTATGCTCAAGTGCCTTCGCATTTTATAGAAAGCCAAGCTTTAAATTCTTCAAAAAGATATAAAACAGAAAAACTTATTTCTCTTGAAGCGGATATTAATAATGCTGAAGACAATGTGGTTGCTTTTGAGCAGGAAATTTTTGATGAAATAGCATCAAATGTTGTTAAGCATAATAAAGTTCTTAAAAAGGTTGCAGAATTTTTTGCATATATTGATTTGGTTGTTAATTTTGGTTATTTGGCAAAAAAAAATGAATATGAAAGGCCTGTGTTGACATCTGGTAAAGAAATTTTTCTTGACAAGTCTCGTCATCCTGTTGTTGAGCGCTATGTGAAAAACACTGAAATCTTTACTGAAAATTTTGTAAGGATTAATAAAGAAAAGCATTTTTGTTTAATTACTGGCCCTAATATGGCAGGTAAATCAACTTATTTGCGTCAGGTGGCTTTAATTACTTTAATGGCGCATATAGGTTCTTTTGTTCCAGCTTCTAAGGCTGTAATAGGTATTACAGATAAAATTTTTTGCAGAATTGGAGCAAGTGATAATATTGCCAAAGGGGAATCCACTTTTTTGGTTGAAATGAATGAAACAGCTAATATTTTAAGAAATGCAACAGAAAAGAGTTTAATAATTATGGATGAAGTTGGAAGAGGTACTAGTACAAATGATGGGCTTGCTATTGCTTATTCTATTATAGAGTATATTTTAGAGTATATTAAAGCTAGAAGTTTGTTTGCCACACATTTTCATGAGCTGTCGTCTATCAATCATAAAGCTTTTATTAATCTTTCAATGAAAATTGAAAAGCAAGGCAACGATCTTGTTTTCTTAAGAGAAGTTGAAGAAAAGCCATCTCTTAATTCTTATGGGATTTATGTTGCTCGTATAGCGGGACTTCCTTTAAGGGTAATAGATAGAGCCAATGTTATTCTAGAAAGTTTGGTGGGCAGAAAGGGTAGCTCTTGTTTAGAGTTTTTTCCCTGTGTTTCTTCTGATGGTAATGATAAAGAGGTCTTGAAAGATGACACTGATGTTCATGTTAAATTAAATGAGTATTTAGAGTTAAAAAATTTTATTTCTAGCATAGATATTAATAATATTACCCCTTTTCAATCAATTGAGCTTTTAAATCAACTTGTTTTAAAGGTTGTCTCTCAGTCCAGTTAG